From Dioscorea cayenensis subsp. rotundata cultivar TDr96_F1 chromosome 13, TDr96_F1_v2_PseudoChromosome.rev07_lg8_w22 25.fasta, whole genome shotgun sequence, the proteins below share one genomic window:
- the LOC120274982 gene encoding LOW QUALITY PROTEIN: protein PHLOEM PROTEIN 2-LIKE A10-like (The sequence of the model RefSeq protein was modified relative to this genomic sequence to represent the inferred CDS: deleted 3 bases in 2 codons) produces the protein MAMRLAEAAMDFSHRRRRWILAAVAGYAVYRAYHLPSVARRRRKFIALVRTLVALVNAVGSSAETLALVSSEINLFLRSDSGDLLPPSLVQLSKIVCSDEVSTSVSRISEAVTVGVVRGFSKSLSGSADGPNFSDRVVDKLFSDSGKGFASVVVGSFARNLVLGFYSSESGNKIAGDSRLEAVPEWVHLICGDKFRNLIADCIQRFVSTAVTVYLDKTMEINTYDELFSGLTNSRHEPKLKDLLVSVCNGAVETLVKTSHQVITTSNSSSSVSKPEGFKAEDDVPYKRNSVFENGEAGGGWVDKVSSTLAVPRNRKFVLDVTGRVTFETVKSFLDFVMRKLYDGAKRGVNVVHEEVLQLMKYICARSMTIVTICITLCMHLLVGAKLLIPA, from the exons ATGGCCATGCGACTCGCTGAGGCGGCCATGGATTTCTCTCACCGTCGCCGCCGTTGGATCCTCGCCGCCGTGGCTGGATACGCCGTATACCGCGCTTACCACCTCCCATCCGTGGCTCGCCGCCGGCGCAAGTTCATTGCCCTTGTTCGCACCCTCGTTGCACTTGTCAACGCGGTTGGATCATCCGCCGAGACCTTAGCTTTGGTCTCCTCTGAGATCAACCTCTTCCTTCGCTCCGACTCCGGTGACCTC CTTCCCCCTTCGTTGGTTCAGCTCTCCAAGATAGTCTGCTCTGACGAGGTCTCGACCTCCGTTTCCCGCATCTCCGAGGCGGTGACCGTCGGGGTGGTTCGAGGATTCTCGAAAAGCCTCTCCGGG TCGGCAGACGGGCCGAATTTTTCGGATCGGGTGGTGGATAAGCTCTTCTCCGACTCCGGAAAGGGGTTCGCTTCGGTGGTCGTCGGGAGCTTTGCGAGGAATCTTGTGCTGGGTTTCTATTCGAGTGAATCAGGTAATAAGATAGCCGGAGATTCAAGGCTGGAGGCGGTGCCGGAGTGGGTTCATTTGATTTGTGGAGATAAGTTTAGAAATCTCATCGCCGATTGCATCCAGAGGTTTGTGAGCACTGCCGTCACGGTTTATCTTGATAAGACGATGGAGATAAATACTTACGACGAGCTGTTCTCCGGGCTCACAAATTCCAGGCATGAACCAAAGTTGAAGGACCTCTTGGTCTCGGTCTGCAATGGCGCTGTGGAAACCTTAGTTAAAACTTCGCATCAAGTCATCACCACTTCAAATTCGAGCTCCTCTGTCAGTAAACCTGAAGGATTTAAAGCAGAGGATGATGTTCCATATAAGAGAAATTCAGTGTTTGAGAATGGTGAGGCTGGTGGTGGTTGGGTGGATAAGGTTTCATCAACACTGGCTGTTCCAAGAAATAGGAAATTTGTTCTGGATGTTACTGGGAGGGTGACATTCGAGACGGTGAAGTCTTTCCTTGATTTTGTGATGCGGAAGTTGTATGATGGTGCGAAGAGAGGTGTCAATGTTGTTCATGAGGAGGTCTTGCAATTGATGAAGTATATTTGTGCCAGGTCTATGACAATTGTGACCATATGCATTACATTGTGCATGCACTTATTGGTCGGAGCAAAGCTTCTGATACCAGCATAG